CACATGGGCAATCGCGCGGCACCGGATCACAAGACATCATCGCTGGCCGCGTTGGGCCTGACTGCGCGCGCCGGGCGCGAGGCGCAGATCACCGGACTGACCGTCGATAGCCGCGAGGTGCGGACCGGCGTCTTGTTCGCGGCCCTTCCCGGTGCGCGGGTCCACGGCGGTGAATTCATCAAGTTTGCCTTGCAGATGGGGGCGGGCGCGATCCTTACGGATGCGCAGGGTGCCGAGATTGCCGCGGCCGAACTGGCCAATAGTGACGCCGCCCTGATCGTCGCTCAGGACCCGCGCCAGGCGTTGGCGCAAACCGCGTCGCTGTGGTTTGGGCCGCATCCCGACACCGTGATCGCCGTGACGGGCACGAACGGCAAGACATCCGTTAGCACATTCGCCCGCCAGATCTGGGTGGAGATGGGGTTGATGGCCGTTAATCTTGGCACCACGGGCGTCGAAGGTGCCTGGACCCATCCGCTGAAACATACCACGCCGGAACCGATCACCCTGCACCGGGTCATGGCGCAGGCCAGCGGCGCGGGCGTGACCCATGTGGCGATGGAAGCCTCAAGCCACGGTTTGGAACAACGCCGTCTGGACGGGGTGGTGCTGGCCGCTGCCGGTTTCACCAATTTCACCCAGGACCACCTTGATTATCACCACACATTCGAGGCCTATTTTGACGCCAAGATGGGGCTGTTCACGCGCATTTTGCCTGACGATGGCGTGGCCGTGATCAACCTTGACGACCCCAAGGGGCCGCTTGTCGCGCAAATCGCCGAAGAACGCGGGCAAGAGGTGATCGGCGTTGGCCGATCCGCCGATGCCCGCCTGCGCCTGTTGGGCCAGCGCATGGACGCCACCGGGCAGGAAGTGCGCTTTGACTGGCAGGGCCGCACCCATGTGACCCGTCTGAACCTGATTGGCGACTTTCAGGCTGACAACGTGCTATTGGCCGCCGGACTGGTGATTGCCGCAGGTGGCGACCCGGCCGAAGTGTTCGACACCCTGCCGCACCTGAGCACTGTGCGCGGTCGCATGCAACTGGCCGCAACCCGCGACAATGGTGCGTCCGTTTTTGTCGATTACGCACATACGCCCGATGCTATTTCCACCGCCCTGCAGGCGATGCGCCCGCATGTGATGGGGCGCCTGATTGCCATCGTCGGTGCGGGTGGGGACCGAGATGCCACCAAACGCCCCTTGATGGGGCAGGCTGCGGCTGAGAACGCCGATGTGGTCTTTGTCACCGATGACAATCCCCGCTCGGAAGATCCCGCGACGATCCGTGCGGCCGTGATGCTTGGCTGTCCCGATGCGATCGAGGTGGGCGACCGCGCCGAAGCGATCCTGCGCGGCGTCGATGCATTGCAACCCGGTGATGCGCTGTTGATCGCGGGCAAGGGCCACGAAAGCGGGCAGATCGTCGGTGACGATGTGCTGCCCTTTGATGATGCCGAACAGGCCAGCGTGGCCGTGGCTGCCCTGGACGGGAGAATCTGATGGCGCTTTGGACATCGCGCGAAGCTGTGGCTGCCACGGGCGGCAAACTGATCCGCGATTGGCAGGCGAGCGGCGTATCCATCGACACGCGCACCCTTCAGCCCGGTGATTTGTTCGTGGCGCTTAGGGATGTGCGAGACGGCCATGATTTTGTTGCAACTGCGCTGGAAAAAGGGGCCGCCGCCGCCCTTGTGACGCATCGCCCCGATGGTGTTGCCAGCGACGCGCCGCTGCTGATCGTCCCTGACGTGCTGACGGCCCTCGTGGGCTTGGGTGTTGCGGCACGCGCACGCACAGGCGCCAAAGTCGCCGCGATCACCGGATCGGTCGGCAAGACATCGACCAAGGAAATGCTTCGCATCGTATTGGAGCGGCAGGGAAAAACCCACGCCGCCGAGGCAAGCTACAACAACCATTGGGGCGTGCCGCTGACACTGGCGCGAATGCCGCAGGACACGCAATTCGCGGTGATCGAAATCGGGATGAGCAACCCGGGCGAAATATCCCCGCTTGCGCGGATGGCCCGCCCGCATGTCGCGATGATCACAACCGTTGCCGCCGCCCATCTCGAGGCTTTTGATAGTATCGAAGGGATCGCGCGCGAAAAAGCCGCGATCATGGATGGCTTGGTCGCCGATGGGGTTGCCGTGCTGAACGCCGATATCGACACCGCGCCGATCTTGCTTCATTACGCCGCCAAACGCGGGGCCAAGGTGATCCGTTTCGGGCAAATGGCCCCTGACTGGCACATGAAACAGGTCCGCCTTGCCGCCGGAAGCACCGTCGTCCAGGCCGAGGCGCATGGCGATGCGTTCCTGTTCAAGCTGACCACGGCAGGCCGCCATTTCGCGATGAACGGGCTGGGCGTTCTGGCCGTCGCCGAAGCCCTGGGC
This portion of the Octadecabacter sp. SW4 genome encodes:
- a CDS encoding UDP-N-acetylmuramoyl-L-alanyl-D-glutamate--2,6-diaminopimelate ligase codes for the protein MGNRAAPDHKTSSLAALGLTARAGREAQITGLTVDSREVRTGVLFAALPGARVHGGEFIKFALQMGAGAILTDAQGAEIAAAELANSDAALIVAQDPRQALAQTASLWFGPHPDTVIAVTGTNGKTSVSTFARQIWVEMGLMAVNLGTTGVEGAWTHPLKHTTPEPITLHRVMAQASGAGVTHVAMEASSHGLEQRRLDGVVLAAAGFTNFTQDHLDYHHTFEAYFDAKMGLFTRILPDDGVAVINLDDPKGPLVAQIAEERGQEVIGVGRSADARLRLLGQRMDATGQEVRFDWQGRTHVTRLNLIGDFQADNVLLAAGLVIAAGGDPAEVFDTLPHLSTVRGRMQLAATRDNGASVFVDYAHTPDAISTALQAMRPHVMGRLIAIVGAGGDRDATKRPLMGQAAAENADVVFVTDDNPRSEDPATIRAAVMLGCPDAIEVGDRAEAILRGVDALQPGDALLIAGKGHESGQIVGDDVLPFDDAEQASVAVAALDGRI
- the murF gene encoding UDP-N-acetylmuramoyl-tripeptide--D-alanyl-D-alanine ligase — translated: MALWTSREAVAATGGKLIRDWQASGVSIDTRTLQPGDLFVALRDVRDGHDFVATALEKGAAAALVTHRPDGVASDAPLLIVPDVLTALVGLGVAARARTGAKVAAITGSVGKTSTKEMLRIVLERQGKTHAAEASYNNHWGVPLTLARMPQDTQFAVIEIGMSNPGEISPLARMARPHVAMITTVAAAHLEAFDSIEGIAREKAAIMDGLVADGVAVLNADIDTAPILLHYAAKRGAKVIRFGQMAPDWHMKQVRLAAGSTVVQAEAHGDAFLFKLTTAGRHFAMNGLGVLAVAEALGADPVAAAMDIASWAPPAGRGTLETVTLDPASTDDTLALFDDAFNANPTSMAAALEVLAASVPVDNVGQIIKGRRIAVLGDMLELGPDEMAMHAALVDDPALAQVDLIHCAGPRMRHLHDALPEGKRGRWCDTAAELAEMAKGLVDAGDVVLVKGSKGSKISLVVDAIRKLGHRTPRNEKEV